A window from Triticum aestivum cultivar Chinese Spring chromosome 6D, IWGSC CS RefSeq v2.1, whole genome shotgun sequence encodes these proteins:
- the LOC123141604 gene encoding FT-interacting protein 3-like, producing MAGVLPRFGPFGPLPAYDEFGIKETRPRLPDGRTGGYDLVERMEYLYVRVVKARELKWGGGEFDPLAEVKLGSYSCATRHIEKTAGPEWNDVFAFSRERLQASFLEVFVRGRGFAKDEYVGRARFDLGDVPVRVPPDSALAPMWHHVFDRNGERCGEVMVALWIGTQADECFPLAVHADAAFAVDAKLAAHIRCKQYTVPRLWYVRVNVIEARDVAFADKARVGELFVRSRLSTQVLRTKTCVSRLPSYGWNEDHLFVAAEPFEDHLIISVEDRVKVDKEEVIGHVHIPFSDFERRWDTRPIRPRWYNLVQPEGATKIDKFSCKVCVRLCLEGGYRVLSEPIHYLSDVRPAARELWHGRPPIGLVELGIHNAFGLSALRARNGRGSCDAYCVAKYGSKWFRTQTVIDSLAPRFHQQCFWEVHDHCTVLTVAVFHNCQIGEKGGLATGDPVKDVLLGKVRIRLSTLETGRIHTHAYPLISLHAGGIKKMGELHLAVRFSSTSTLGLLQTYSQPHLPPMHYHCPLSVVQQERLRREAVAVIAHRLGRMDLPLRRECVEHLCEAHGHRWSMRRSKAHFFRIVSALAPLFAAIKWFVDVCHWRNPVTTVAVHIIYAMLVCCPNLILPTFFLYKFCLGLWNYRRRPRHPWHVDTKVSHAVTAHLDELDEEFDEFPTARPHEVVRMRYDRLRSLGGRIQEMVGDVASHVERARCVMTWRDPRATTMYLLVSLCLAVVTFVAPFQAVALLSGFYLMRHPSLRQRLPDVPANFFRRLPCKVDCLL from the coding sequence ATGGCCGGCGTCTTGCCGAGGTTTGGCCCCTTCGGCCCGCTGCCGGCCTACGATGAGTTCGGGATCAAGGAGACGAGGCCCCGCCTCCCCGACGGGCGGACCGGCGGCTACGACCTGGTGGAGAGGATGGAGTACCTCTACGTGCGCGTCGTCAAGGCGCGGGAGCTCAAGTGGGGCGGCGGCGAGTTCGACCCGCTGGCGGAGGTGAAGCTCGGGAGCTACTCCTGCGCCACGCGCCACATCGAGAAGACCGCGGGCCCCGAGTGGAACGACGTGTTCGCCTTCTCCAGGGAGCGCCTGCAGGCGTCCTTCCTGGAGGTGTTCGTCCGCGGCCGGGGCTTCGCCAAGGACGAGTACGTCGGGCGCGCGCGCTTCGACCTGGGCGACGTGCCGGTGCGCGTGCCCCCTGACAGCGCGCTCGCGCCCATGTGGCACCACGTCTTCGACCGCAACGGGGAGCGCTGCGGGGAGGTGATGGTGGCCCTGTGGATCGGCACGCAGGCCGACGAGTGCTTCCCGCTGGCCGTGCACGCGGACGCCGCCTTCGCCGTGGACGCCAAGCTCGCCGCGCACATCCGGTGCAAGCAGTACACGGTGCCGCGGCTGTGGTACGTGCGCGTCAACGTCATCGAAGCCCGCGACGTGGCCTTCGCGGACAAGGCCCGCGTCGGCGAGCTCTTCGTGCGCTCGCGCCTCTCCACGCAGGTGCTCCGGACCAAGACGTGCGTGTCCCGCCTGCCGTCCTACGGCTGGAACGAGGACCACCTGTTCGTCGCCGCCGAGCCGTTCGAGGACCACCTCATCATCTCCGTCGAGGACCGCGTCAAGGTCGACAAGGAGGAGGTCATTGGCCACGTCCACATCCCATTCTCCGACTTCGAACGCCGGTGGGACACACGCCCGATTCGCCCGAGATGGTATAATTTGGTGCAACCTGAAGGAGCCACGAAAATCGACAAGTTCTCCTGCAAGGTCTGCGTCCGGCTCTGCCTGGAAGGCGGGTACAGGGTCCTGTCGGAGCCCATCCACTACCTGAGCGACGTCCGGCCGGCGGCCAGGGAGCTGTGGCACGGGCGGCCTCCCATTGGCCTCGTGGAGCTCGGCATCCACAACGCCTTCGGCCTCAGCGCTCTGCGTGCGCGCAACGGACGAGGCTCCTGCGACGCCTACTGCGTGGCCAAGTACGGCAGCAAGTGGTTCCGCACGCAGACGGTGATCGACAGCCTCGCGCCGCGGTTCCACCAGCAGTGCTTCTGGGAGGTGCACGACCACTGCACCGTGCTCACCGTCGCCGTCTTCCACAACTGCCAGATCGGCGAGAAGGGCGGCCTCGCCACCGGCGACCCCGTCAAGGACGTCCTCCTAGGCAAGGTGCGCATCCGGCTCTCCACGCTCGAGACCGGCCGCATCCACACGCACGCGTACCCGCTCATATCCCTCCACGCCGGCGGCATCAAGAAGATGGGGGAGCTCCATCTCGCCGTGCGTTTCTCGAGCACGTCGACGCTGGGCCTGCTCCAGACCTACTCGCAGCCGCACCTGCCGCCGATGCACTACCACTGCCCGCTGTCGGTGGTGCAGCAGGAGAGGCTacggcgggaggcggtggcggtCATCGCGCACCGGCTGGGCCGGATGGACCTGCCGCTGCGCCGGGAGTGCGTCGAGCACCTCTGCGAGGCGCACGGGCACCGGTGGAGCATGCGGCGCAGCAAGGCCCACTTCTTCCGCATCGTGTCCGCGCTCGCGCCGCTGTTCGCCGCGATCAAGTGGTTCGTCGACGTCTGCCACTGGAGGAACCCGGTGACCACGGTCGCCGTGCACATCATCTACGCCATGCTCGTGTGCTGCCCCAACCTCATCCTGCCCACCTTCTTCCTCTACAAGTTCTGCCTGGGCCTGTGGAACTACCGGCGCCGGCCGAGGCACCCGTGGCACGTGGACACGAAGGTGTCGCACGCCGTGACAGCGCACCTGGACGAGCTCGACGAGGAGTTCGACGAGTTCCCGACGGCGCGGCCCCACGAGGTGGTGCGCATGCGGTACGACAGGCTGAGGAGCCTCGGGGGCCGGATACAGGAGATGGTCGGCGACGTGGCGTCGCACGTCGAGCGCGCGCGGTGCGTGATGACGTGGAGGGACCCCCGCGCCACGACCATGTACCTGCTCGTCAGCTTGTGCCTTGCCGTGGTCACGTTCGTCGCGCCGTTCCAGGCGGTGGCGCTGCTGTCCGGGTTCTACCTGATGCGCCACCCGAGCCTCCGGCAGAGGTTGCCCGACGTGCCGGCCAACTTCTTCCGGCGCCTGCCCTGCAAGGTGGATTGCCTGCTTTAA